A portion of the Paenibacillus hamazuiensis genome contains these proteins:
- the ltrA gene encoding group II intron reverse transcriptase/maturase, with product MESTRYPSRRFKQLAKVELERLHEELKQGKYQPMPVRRILIPKKGKPNEKRPLGIPAIRDRVCQQALKNRLEPIFEPMFSECSFGYRPGCSTHQAMRKIYLEIMDGCEWIVDADLRDFFGTVRHEPLIDMIAEQVSDGRILKLVRQMLEAGYMESGKKYETPRTPQGSVISPLFSNIYLNRFGHEMTGKGYRLTRFADDWVVLCKTQAEAARAIRDAKTILESLGLTLHPDKTKITHIKWGFEFLGYKLKQGKGLSLPREKVKKKLRTNIYAYPKDKSIKSFMDIIRVRTHRRIPLTTFQIIDSINPVIRGWGNYFRKAHVRKLFNRLQRWIIRRIWSHRYKYWRNAGWKKLPESTLYSKYRLVYLLSLIPDLNLRTAPRG from the coding sequence GTGGAATCGACAAGGTATCCATCTCGGCGTTTCAAGCAGTTAGCCAAGGTGGAACTTGAACGACTGCATGAAGAACTGAAACAAGGAAAGTACCAACCGATGCCGGTCAGACGGATTCTCATTCCCAAGAAAGGGAAGCCAAATGAGAAACGTCCACTTGGTATCCCAGCGATACGAGACCGGGTATGTCAGCAAGCGCTGAAAAACCGATTGGAACCGATCTTCGAACCCATGTTTAGCGAATGTAGCTTCGGATACCGCCCCGGATGTTCTACGCACCAAGCCATGCGGAAGATCTACCTCGAAATTATGGATGGATGCGAATGGATAGTCGATGCAGATCTGCGGGATTTCTTTGGGACGGTTCGCCATGAACCGCTCATTGACATGATTGCGGAGCAAGTAAGTGACGGAAGAATCCTGAAACTGGTCAGACAAATGCTCGAAGCTGGGTATATGGAAAGCGGGAAGAAATATGAAACGCCACGTACACCGCAAGGCAGTGTCATTAGTCCGCTATTCAGCAACATCTACCTGAATCGGTTCGGCCATGAAATGACGGGAAAAGGGTACCGATTGACGCGTTTCGCCGACGATTGGGTGGTTCTCTGCAAAACGCAGGCGGAAGCCGCAAGGGCAATAAGGGATGCGAAAACGATACTGGAGTCCCTCGGGTTAACGCTTCACCCGGACAAAACAAAGATCACCCACATTAAATGGGGGTTTGAGTTTCTGGGTTACAAGCTGAAGCAAGGGAAAGGACTGTCGTTACCGCGGGAAAAGGTGAAGAAGAAACTCAGAACAAATATTTATGCCTATCCCAAGGACAAATCAATCAAATCGTTCATGGATATCATTAGAGTTCGAACGCACAGACGCATACCGCTCACTACCTTCCAAATCATCGACTCCATAAACCCTGTCATACGGGGATGGGGCAACTACTTCCGTAAGGCTCATGTAAGAAAATTGTTTAACCGCCTCCAACGATGGATTATTCGACGCATCTGGAGCCATCGATATAAATACTGGCGCAATGCCGGATGGAAGAAGCTACCGGAATCAACCCTCTATTCCAAATACAGGTTAGTATACCTCCTGTCGTTAATACCGGACTTGAACCTACGAACTGCACCCAGAGGGTGA
- a CDS encoding S-layer homology domain-containing protein, whose amino-acid sequence MKKVMTPFLCFLLIALTLFPIAFASAAGADTPGAKSVNDFKDLKDLPQDVKAKFDELIKGGVFSGVSDDTFGLDAQMDRAQFAKVATIIFALPFDSTVTKSSFADIPSGHWSLAYVEALKKAGLTNGYDAEGKTYNPSGAVSRQELAAFLIRGLGLDDAAKKTTPIADATVDDWAKGYAALALEKNLLTKLDDGTFGGKVSATRKMLALAGFEAKKLFADKGQSGQTPAQQTPAPTQTPGTQPDTPTPQPSQSGKPSVNGKKVVITSDIKNGSSEFRDEEKAMVNRLQSMGFTVTRLASTKLEYDAVKDYDLVVIGWSTNSKYVKKKLKPLPVPIIYNKSVSFGDADFSTVAEKTNVSKQTSMTIKDGSHPLAAGLKGEVPVYYEPADIQYGKPSKDAIVIATAKDDAELGTIIAYEKGSKNVLGETVAARTVMFGPGAPQMKENSTDELWKLFEASVMWAIGSSDSSAK is encoded by the coding sequence ATGAAGAAAGTGATGACTCCTTTTTTATGCTTCCTGCTTATTGCGTTGACATTGTTTCCGATAGCTTTCGCATCGGCGGCCGGAGCGGATACTCCCGGTGCGAAATCCGTGAACGATTTTAAAGATTTGAAGGATCTTCCGCAGGACGTTAAGGCCAAATTCGACGAGCTGATCAAAGGCGGCGTGTTCAGCGGCGTTTCGGACGATACGTTCGGTTTGGACGCTCAGATGGACCGCGCCCAGTTCGCCAAAGTGGCTACGATCATTTTCGCGCTGCCGTTCGACAGCACGGTGACAAAGTCGTCGTTTGCCGATATTCCTTCCGGCCATTGGTCTTTGGCCTATGTCGAGGCGCTTAAGAAAGCCGGACTGACCAACGGCTACGACGCCGAAGGGAAAACGTACAATCCGTCCGGCGCCGTATCCCGCCAGGAGCTTGCCGCGTTCCTGATCCGCGGTCTCGGCCTGGACGATGCCGCCAAGAAGACGACGCCGATTGCCGATGCGACCGTGGACGATTGGGCGAAAGGTTATGCCGCCCTGGCGCTGGAAAAGAACCTCTTGACGAAGCTGGACGACGGCACATTCGGTGGAAAAGTGTCCGCTACGCGGAAAATGCTCGCGCTGGCCGGCTTCGAAGCGAAGAAGCTTTTCGCGGATAAGGGCCAATCCGGGCAAACCCCGGCACAGCAAACCCCGGCGCCGACGCAAACTCCGGGAACGCAGCCGGATACTCCGACGCCGCAGCCTTCGCAGTCCGGCAAGCCGTCCGTTAACGGGAAAAAAGTGGTGATAACGAGCGATATCAAAAATGGCAGCAGTGAATTTCGTGACGAGGAGAAAGCGATGGTGAACCGTCTTCAATCGATGGGCTTCACGGTAACCCGGCTCGCCAGCACGAAGCTGGAATACGACGCCGTGAAAGACTACGATCTGGTGGTCATCGGCTGGTCGACAAACTCCAAATATGTGAAGAAAAAGTTGAAGCCGCTACCGGTACCTATCATCTATAACAAGTCGGTATCGTTCGGCGACGCCGATTTCTCGACGGTTGCGGAAAAAACGAATGTTTCCAAACAAACCTCGATGACTATCAAGGACGGCAGTCATCCGCTCGCAGCCGGGTTGAAAGGCGAAGTGCCGGTCTATTACGAACCGGCTGACATTCAGTATGGAAAACCGAGCAAAGATGCGATCGTGATTGCCACTGCCAAAGATGATGCCGAATTAGGCACGATCATAGCGTACGAAAAAGGCTCTAAGAACGTGCTTGGCGAAACGGTCGCCGCCCGCACCGTTATGTTTGGTCCCGGCGCCCCGCAAATGAAGGAAAACAGCACCGACGAATTGTGGAAACTGTTCGAAGCGTCCGTGATGTGGGCCATCGGCAGCTCCGATTCATCTGCCAAATAG
- a CDS encoding ABC transporter substrate-binding protein yields the protein MESRWRRSLLIASSLALLAGCTDAPASAPEAETKPPAGAPENELFIYTVWPAFYVKEDIFEKQIGRFIKKKFPDIKIKHVHWDNPGRQYKDLIAAGTIPDIVMDDSFLNVQRYIFDNDLQYDMRELIKKHNFDTGRLNPSMMERMKNLSKDGAIYGLPFQVADYVLFYNKDIFDKFGVPYPQNGMTYDEAYELAKRLTRVEGEITYKGYSQNPGHYMNYNQLSLSPLHQTENKAYMTTDGWKKLVDNLRRFYDIPANQFDTVEKFSQGNIAMAVAASDRIAKFYEDNKNLNFDISTVPFFGDLPDTRYQPNVYSMYVTKQSTKKDLAFRVIDYLLSDEMQIELSKEGIIGPVQTDAVKAAFGQNLPQMKGKNIEAVFYGKYAAAPPAREPGLTYYYVPTQYVFDPLIFKESKDSLTALRMTEEMATKSIMAERSK from the coding sequence GTGGAATCGAGGTGGAGGCGTTCCTTGCTCATCGCTTCATCCCTTGCCTTGCTGGCGGGTTGTACGGACGCTCCGGCATCCGCCCCGGAGGCGGAAACCAAACCGCCCGCCGGGGCTCCGGAGAACGAGCTGTTCATTTATACGGTGTGGCCCGCCTTCTACGTGAAAGAGGATATTTTCGAGAAGCAAATCGGCCGGTTTATCAAGAAGAAATTTCCCGATATCAAAATCAAACACGTGCATTGGGACAATCCGGGCAGGCAGTATAAGGATCTGATCGCAGCAGGGACGATCCCCGACATCGTCATGGACGATTCTTTCCTTAACGTGCAGCGGTATATTTTCGACAATGACCTGCAGTACGACATGCGCGAATTGATCAAAAAGCACAACTTCGACACCGGCAGGCTGAACCCGTCCATGATGGAGAGGATGAAAAACTTGTCCAAGGACGGGGCGATTTACGGACTGCCGTTCCAGGTGGCGGATTACGTGCTGTTTTACAACAAAGACATTTTCGATAAGTTCGGCGTGCCTTACCCTCAAAACGGGATGACCTACGACGAAGCTTACGAGCTGGCCAAACGGCTGACCCGCGTGGAGGGGGAAATTACCTACAAAGGTTATTCGCAAAACCCCGGCCACTATATGAACTACAACCAGCTTTCGCTAAGCCCGCTGCATCAGACCGAGAACAAGGCGTATATGACTACGGACGGGTGGAAAAAGCTGGTCGACAACCTGAGGCGTTTTTATGATATTCCGGCGAACCAGTTCGACACGGTGGAAAAGTTTTCGCAGGGGAATATCGCCATGGCGGTGGCCGCCTCGGACAGAATCGCCAAATTTTACGAGGACAACAAAAACTTGAACTTCGATATTTCGACGGTTCCGTTTTTCGGCGATCTTCCGGACACGCGTTATCAACCGAACGTGTATTCGATGTATGTGACCAAGCAGTCAACGAAAAAGGATTTGGCTTTCCGGGTGATCGACTACCTGCTGAGCGACGAAATGCAGATCGAGTTGTCTAAGGAAGGCATTATCGGACCGGTGCAAACGGATGCGGTCAAAGCGGCGTTCGGCCAAAATCTGCCGCAGATGAAGGGGAAAAATATCGAGGCGGTCTTTTACGGCAAGTATGCCGCAGCCCCACCGGCGCGGGAGCCCGGATTGACCTATTATTACGTGCCGACGCAGTATGTGTTCGATCCGCTCATTTTCAAAGAGTCCAAAGATTCGTTGACGGCTCTGCGCATGACGGAGGAGATGGCGACCAAATCGATCATGGCCGAAAGGAGCAAATAA
- a CDS encoding ABC transporter substrate-binding protein, with product MNKGWKSSLLLATTIVLLAGCTAIPAGSEKETKVEKPKSPDNELFIFTNWPSFYVKEDVFDKHIGQFLKKKFPDITIKHVHWDNPGRRYEDLIAAGTIPDIIFDNTRMNVQRYIFANDLQYDISELIKKYNFDVSKLNPALVAQMRNLTPEGKLYGLPYNNNDFVLFYNKDIFDKFGVEYPKDGMTYDEIYELAKRLTRVEGEITYKGYSQNPGHYMNYNQLSLSPLSQTEDKGSLNTPEWKKVVDNLRRFYEIPANQFDTVETFATKGNIAMAVATVDHIVSFHEQNKNLNFDVVSVPSFADAPNTRYQPNVYSMYITKQSTKKDLAFQVMAALLSEEHQIELAKEGVIVPMETKAVQEAFGQNLPQMRGKNTKAIFNGSTAMPPAARSAGLLWNDVPMQNVFDPLIFKESKDSATALRMIEEQTTKAIQTAKAAKADVDKAAKK from the coding sequence ATGAACAAAGGTTGGAAAAGCTCGCTGCTGCTCGCCACAACCATCGTTCTGCTGGCCGGATGCACGGCGATTCCCGCCGGTTCCGAGAAAGAGACGAAAGTCGAAAAGCCCAAATCGCCGGATAACGAATTGTTTATTTTTACGAACTGGCCTTCCTTTTACGTGAAAGAGGACGTATTTGACAAGCACATCGGTCAATTCCTGAAAAAGAAGTTTCCGGATATTACGATCAAACACGTGCATTGGGACAATCCGGGGAGAAGATATGAGGATTTGATTGCTGCCGGCACGATTCCCGACATCATTTTTGACAATACCCGGATGAACGTGCAGAGGTATATTTTCGCCAACGACCTGCAGTACGATATTTCCGAGCTGATCAAAAAATACAACTTCGACGTAAGCAAGCTGAATCCTGCGCTCGTCGCGCAGATGAGAAATTTGACGCCGGAGGGCAAGCTGTACGGCCTCCCTTATAACAACAACGATTTCGTGCTGTTTTACAACAAGGATATCTTCGATAAATTCGGCGTCGAATATCCGAAGGACGGCATGACGTACGACGAAATATACGAGCTGGCCAAAAGGCTGACCCGCGTGGAAGGGGAGATTACGTACAAGGGCTATTCGCAAAACCCCGGCCATTACATGAATTACAACCAGCTCTCGCTGTCCCCGCTCAGCCAGACGGAAGACAAGGGCAGCTTGAACACGCCGGAATGGAAAAAGGTCGTCGACAACCTGAGAAGGTTTTACGAGATTCCGGCGAACCAATTCGATACGGTGGAAACGTTCGCCACCAAGGGCAATATCGCGATGGCGGTCGCGACGGTCGATCACATCGTTTCGTTCCACGAGCAAAACAAAAACCTGAACTTCGACGTCGTTTCCGTTCCTTCGTTCGCCGATGCGCCGAATACGAGGTACCAGCCGAACGTGTATTCGATGTATATTACGAAGCAATCGACGAAAAAGGATTTGGCCTTCCAGGTCATGGCCGCCCTGCTTTCCGAGGAGCATCAGATCGAGCTGGCGAAGGAAGGCGTGATCGTGCCGATGGAAACGAAGGCGGTGCAGGAAGCGTTCGGGCAAAATTTGCCGCAAATGAGAGGGAAAAATACGAAGGCGATCTTTAACGGCAGCACCGCAATGCCTCCGGCAGCGCGGAGCGCAGGGCTGCTTTGGAATGACGTCCCGATGCAAAACGTATTCGATCCGCTTATTTTCAAAGAGTCCAAAGACTCCGCGACCGCGCTGCGAATGATCGAGGAACAAACGACGAAGGCGATTCAAACCGCGAAGGCGGCCAAAGCCGATGTCGACAAAGCTGCAAAGAAGTAA
- a CDS encoding ABC transporter substrate-binding protein has protein sequence MKKLLKTCLLMTSAIAMTAGCTALPASTDKAQETKTEKPQATKAPDNELFIYTVWPAFYVKEEIFQKQIGEPLKKKFPNITIKHVHWDNPGRQYKDLIAAGTIPDIIIDNARGNLQKEIMKNDLQYDMTELIKKFNFDTSKLNQAAFAQMKNVTPEGKIYGLPFQLSDFVLFYNKDIFDKFGVDYPKDGMTYDEVYELAKKLTRVEGENTYKGYQQHPGLYMNYNQLSLSPLSLTEDKAELNTEGWKRLVDNLRRFYEIPANQFTTVDDFPKGKMAMSVHVSEKIIQWYEQNKNLNFDIVSMPSFPDLPNTKAQPNMYAAYITKQSTKKDLAFQVIDYLLSEEMQVELSKEGIIGPLESKKVQEAFGKNLPQMQGKHTQGIFASKNAMPPAARANGLTYVDVPVHNVFAPLIFGESKDSATALRMIEEQTTKGIQTAKAAK, from the coding sequence ATGAAAAAGCTTCTGAAAACGTGTTTGTTAATGACCTCGGCGATCGCGATGACGGCAGGCTGCACGGCGCTGCCCGCATCGACGGACAAAGCCCAGGAAACGAAAACCGAGAAACCGCAAGCGACCAAAGCGCCGGATAACGAATTGTTCATTTATACGGTATGGCCGGCGTTTTACGTCAAAGAGGAAATTTTTCAAAAGCAGATCGGCGAACCTCTCAAGAAGAAGTTTCCGAACATTACGATCAAACACGTGCATTGGGATAACCCCGGCAGACAATATAAGGATTTGATCGCCGCCGGCACCATTCCGGACATTATCATCGACAACGCCCGGGGCAATCTGCAGAAGGAAATTATGAAAAACGATCTGCAGTACGACATGACCGAGCTGATCAAGAAATTTAACTTTGATACGAGCAAGCTGAATCAGGCCGCTTTCGCACAGATGAAAAACGTGACTCCGGAAGGAAAAATATACGGCCTGCCTTTCCAGCTCAGCGATTTCGTGCTTTTCTACAACAAGGACATCTTCGATAAATTCGGGGTCGATTATCCGAAGGACGGCATGACGTACGATGAGGTTTACGAATTGGCCAAAAAGCTGACCCGCGTCGAAGGGGAAAATACGTACAAGGGCTATCAGCAGCATCCCGGACTGTATATGAACTACAATCAGCTTTCGCTGTCCCCGCTCAGCTTGACGGAAGATAAAGCGGAGCTCAACACGGAGGGATGGAAGCGGCTCGTCGACAACCTGAGAAGATTTTACGAAATTCCGGCCAACCAGTTTACGACCGTGGACGATTTCCCGAAGGGCAAAATGGCGATGTCCGTTCACGTTTCGGAAAAAATCATCCAATGGTACGAGCAAAACAAAAACTTGAATTTCGATATCGTATCGATGCCTTCTTTCCCGGATCTTCCGAATACGAAAGCGCAGCCTAATATGTATGCGGCGTATATTACGAAGCAGTCGACCAAGAAGGATTTGGCTTTCCAGGTGATTGACTATCTCTTGTCCGAAGAGATGCAGGTCGAGCTTTCGAAGGAAGGCATCATCGGACCCCTAGAGAGCAAAAAAGTGCAGGAAGCATTCGGGAAAAATCTCCCGCAAATGCAGGGCAAGCATACACAGGGGATTTTCGCCAGCAAAAACGCGATGCCTCCGGCGGCCCGTGCGAACGGTTTGACTTATGTCGACGTACCGGTGCACAACGTGTTCGCTCCGCTCATTTTCGGCGAATCGAAAGATTCCGCAACGGCGCTTAGAATGATCGAAGAGCAAACGACCAAGGGCATTCAAACCGCGAAGGCGGCAAAATAA
- a CDS encoding carbohydrate ABC transporter permease — MIGVKFKTEHAPALLNRLNKIRYAVLGREADKGLLFKLFIYLILLDTAYIYLKPILHMLTTMVKNADDLLDPSVKWFPRVIYLGNLQEAWAWLKYPKAFGISLTLSLSVALLQTFSCAVTGFAFARLKVPFKGLLFSFLLLTFIVPVQVTILPNLIYARELGLLNTIYPIIVPAFFGLGLKGALFVIIYRQFFSTQPKELEEAARIDGAGVFKIFIKVMLPLAKPAILVVFLFSFIWTWNDFYLPSMYMTDIETQPLSKGISRIATALRQQAEQYGPSVTDEAIRMATTFLMIVPPMILYSFTQRWFVEGVERTGLVE, encoded by the coding sequence ATGATCGGGGTTAAGTTTAAAACGGAGCATGCACCCGCGCTTTTGAACCGGCTGAACAAAATCCGCTACGCCGTGCTGGGCAGGGAGGCGGATAAAGGGCTGCTGTTCAAGCTGTTCATTTACCTGATTTTGCTCGATACGGCCTATATCTATTTAAAGCCCATCCTGCACATGCTGACGACGATGGTGAAAAACGCGGACGATCTGCTCGATCCGTCCGTGAAATGGTTTCCGCGGGTCATCTACCTCGGTAATTTGCAGGAGGCGTGGGCATGGCTCAAATACCCGAAAGCTTTCGGCATCAGCCTGACGCTTTCGTTGTCCGTTGCTTTGCTGCAAACCTTTTCCTGCGCGGTGACCGGCTTTGCTTTTGCCAGGTTGAAGGTGCCGTTTAAAGGGCTGCTGTTCTCGTTTTTGCTGCTTACGTTTATCGTCCCCGTACAGGTCACGATTTTGCCGAACCTGATTTACGCCAGAGAGCTCGGCCTGCTCAACACGATTTATCCGATCATCGTCCCGGCGTTTTTCGGACTTGGCCTCAAGGGTGCGCTGTTCGTCATCATTTACCGGCAGTTTTTCTCGACCCAGCCGAAGGAGCTGGAAGAGGCGGCGAGGATTGACGGGGCGGGCGTGTTCAAAATTTTTATCAAGGTGATGCTGCCGCTTGCGAAACCGGCCATTCTCGTCGTGTTTTTGTTTTCCTTCATCTGGACGTGGAACGACTTTTACCTGCCGAGCATGTATATGACCGATATCGAAACGCAGCCGCTTTCGAAGGGGATTTCGCGCATCGCGACGGCACTGCGCCAGCAGGCGGAGCAGTACGGGCCGTCCGTCACGGATGAGGCGATCCGCATGGCGACGACGTTCCTGATGATCGTGCCGCCGATGATCCTGTATTCGTTTACGCAGCGCTGGTTCGTGGAAGGCGTCGAAAGAACCGGCCTGGTGGAGTAG
- a CDS encoding carbohydrate ABC transporter permease: MKSRFRLKTSLVEYLEGAVFIAPWFIGFLVFMAFPLGYSLFMSFQKVTITATKTTTQFIGLTHYRRILFEDGSILYNQLLPFLRQALFMIPIIVVFALMIAIILNQNFSGRTFFRAVFFLPVILATGEVVSEFLTAGEGDLGFMSKYNVSGLIKANLSATWSGPLTSILDSFVLILWYSGVQILIFLGGRQTISNSAYEAARIDGAGPWETFWKITLPAMTPFIFLNVIYTIVDLFTFPTNPILGRVRESEYGEFSALIWIYFLIIGFFLAIFFLIFAKATKSQRGAA; this comes from the coding sequence ATGAAATCGAGATTCCGATTAAAAACGTCCCTGGTCGAATATTTGGAAGGCGCTGTCTTTATCGCTCCCTGGTTTATCGGCTTTCTGGTGTTTATGGCGTTCCCGCTCGGCTATTCGCTGTTTATGAGCTTTCAGAAGGTGACGATCACCGCAACGAAAACGACGACCCAGTTCATCGGGCTGACCCATTACCGCCGCATTTTGTTCGAGGACGGCAGCATCCTGTACAACCAGCTGCTGCCGTTCCTCCGGCAGGCGCTGTTTATGATCCCGATCATCGTTGTCTTTGCGTTGATGATTGCGATCATCCTGAACCAAAATTTTTCCGGGCGGACGTTTTTCCGGGCCGTCTTCTTCCTTCCCGTGATCCTTGCTACCGGCGAGGTGGTCAGTGAATTTTTGACGGCGGGCGAAGGCGATCTCGGCTTTATGTCCAAGTACAACGTCTCCGGCCTGATCAAAGCCAATTTGTCCGCGACCTGGTCCGGCCCGCTCACATCGATTCTCGACTCGTTCGTGCTCATCCTCTGGTATTCCGGAGTGCAAATTTTGATTTTCCTCGGCGGCAGGCAGACGATTTCGAACTCGGCGTATGAAGCGGCGCGCATCGATGGAGCGGGACCGTGGGAAACGTTTTGGAAAATTACGCTGCCGGCGATGACGCCGTTTATTTTCCTGAACGTCATTTACACGATCGTCGATCTGTTCACGTTCCCGACCAACCCGATTCTCGGCAGAGTCCGGGAAAGCGAATACGGCGAATTCAGCGCGCTGATCTGGATTTATTTTCTCATCATCGGCTTCTTCCTGGCGATTTTCTTCCTGATTTTCGCCAAGGCGACCAAGTCGCAGAGAGGTGCGGCGTAA
- a CDS encoding DUF5696 domain-containing protein, which yields MTWIQKVNKTAAAAGILILALIFYIAVNVKIEFKSPDQERAARPPAEASTAPQGSRPAALPKESEFKRIAETDTLRLSMDDKTGHFTVEDKRNGNVYRSFPNPEYWAQETISETWKKHLASPLMVQYVDFSKNILQAKETNFAAEGGQVKDVQTIPGGFKLVYDLPASGFTIPVQVKIEQDYIETKIIREGIKETKMGLVWIRLFPFFGAEYSAGQDGYMFIPDGAGALIRFKDNKLNVNKLYDESVFGQDNTFAGLSNNRNQIVMPVFGMKTGAKGFLAVLHDGEEFANIVAAPSGVLSNYNWVAAQMNYRASFLQFSSRNAPDEWGYVDYNRDQIFGSDRTVRYYILDGSKSDYVGMAQAYRGYLMKEKGAKPLAPKDPHLPLHVDIIGGDREKGAVSDRYLNLTTTEDAVRMVDSLRDKGIPHMSLTFKGWQEGGYSSLGRTFPVDSRIGGDKGMKAFIDKAHSYGFPVYLETEYMLNNTGAGGFDTKFHAMVNLAGRNLMMNALYNNERVPVVSNKYALEMVNKDLNRYKEMGVDGLAFGMIGRRLFSDYNTGFGAARDESRDVQERIMQRVKETLGGVQGRASNMYALPYAGHIQALAYDYSYDLFTDEVVPFVQIATHGLVSYTSEYANNRQEDVNDFLRDIEYGAEPSFIFTRAETKEFVNAYGIRFYNTQFANWETFAAEQYKRYDEALGDVQGEFITGHRTLADGVKETTYAGGKRIIVNYGLTPYRSGDVTVDAQNFAIIRGGAGR from the coding sequence ATGACGTGGATTCAGAAAGTGAACAAAACCGCGGCTGCCGCCGGCATCCTGATTCTCGCCCTTATCTTTTACATCGCCGTCAACGTCAAAATCGAATTCAAATCGCCGGACCAGGAGCGCGCCGCCCGGCCGCCCGCGGAAGCGTCGACCGCGCCTCAAGGGTCCAGGCCGGCCGCGCTGCCGAAGGAAAGCGAATTTAAAAGAATAGCGGAAACCGATACGCTGCGCCTCAGCATGGACGACAAAACCGGCCATTTTACGGTCGAGGACAAGCGCAACGGAAATGTGTACCGCTCTTTTCCGAATCCGGAGTATTGGGCTCAGGAGACGATTTCCGAAACGTGGAAAAAACATTTGGCATCGCCGCTGATGGTGCAGTATGTCGACTTTTCGAAAAACATTTTGCAAGCGAAGGAAACGAATTTCGCCGCGGAGGGCGGACAGGTGAAAGACGTTCAGACGATTCCCGGCGGATTCAAGCTGGTATACGATTTGCCGGCCTCCGGGTTTACGATACCGGTCCAGGTAAAAATCGAACAGGATTACATCGAGACGAAAATTATCCGCGAAGGCATCAAGGAAACGAAGATGGGGCTTGTGTGGATCCGGCTGTTTCCTTTCTTCGGGGCGGAATATTCCGCAGGGCAGGATGGATACATGTTCATTCCGGACGGCGCAGGGGCGCTCATCCGCTTTAAGGACAACAAGCTGAACGTCAACAAGCTGTACGATGAAAGCGTATTCGGGCAGGACAACACGTTTGCGGGTTTAAGCAACAACCGGAACCAGATCGTCATGCCGGTATTCGGCATGAAAACGGGCGCCAAAGGGTTTCTCGCGGTGCTGCACGACGGCGAAGAATTCGCCAATATCGTCGCCGCTCCTTCGGGGGTGCTGAGCAATTACAACTGGGTCGCCGCGCAGATGAACTACCGCGCCAGCTTCCTGCAGTTTTCAAGCCGAAACGCTCCGGACGAGTGGGGGTATGTCGATTATAACCGGGATCAAATATTCGGCAGCGACCGCACCGTTCGCTACTACATTTTGGATGGATCAAAGTCGGATTACGTGGGAATGGCCCAGGCATACCGCGGTTATTTGATGAAGGAAAAAGGCGCGAAGCCTCTGGCTCCGAAAGATCCGCATCTACCGCTGCATGTGGACATCATCGGGGGAGACCGGGAAAAAGGCGCGGTGAGCGACCGGTACCTGAACTTGACAACGACGGAAGACGCCGTCCGGATGGTGGATTCCTTGCGCGATAAAGGCATACCCCATATGTCGCTCACGTTCAAAGGCTGGCAGGAGGGCGGCTACAGCTCGCTCGGCAGAACATTTCCGGTCGACTCCCGCATAGGCGGAGACAAGGGGATGAAGGCGTTTATCGACAAAGCCCACAGCTACGGATTTCCGGTTTATCTGGAAACCGAATACATGCTGAACAATACGGGCGCGGGCGGTTTTGATACAAAATTTCACGCGATGGTCAACTTGGCCGGACGAAATCTGATGATGAACGCGCTTTATAACAACGAGCGGGTGCCGGTCGTCAGCAATAAATACGCGCTTGAAATGGTGAACAAAGATCTGAACCGGTATAAGGAAATGGGCGTGGACGGACTCGCTTTCGGCATGATCGGAAGGCGGCTGTTCAGCGATTACAATACCGGGTTCGGAGCGGCCCGGGACGAGTCGCGGGACGTGCAGGAGCGGATTATGCAGCGGGTGAAGGAAACGCTCGGCGGCGTGCAGGGCCGGGCTTCCAATATGTACGCGCTGCCGTATGCCGGTCATATACAGGCGCTCGCCTACGACTACTCCTACGATCTGTTCACGGACGAGGTCGTTCCGTTCGTGCAGATCGCAACGCACGGACTCGTTTCGTACACTTCGGAATACGCGAACAATCGTCAGGAGGATGTCAACGACTTTTTGCGCGACATCGAATACGGGGCCGAACCTTCCTTCATCTTCACGCGGGCGGAAACGAAGGAATTCGTGAATGCGTACGGCATCCGGTTTTACAACACGCAGTTCGCCAATTGGGAGACGTTCGCCGCGGAGCAGTACAAACGGTACGACGAAGCGCTCGGCGACGTACAGGGTGAGTTCATTACCGGCCACCGGACGCTCGCGGACGGCGTCAAGGAAACGACCTACGCGGGCGGAAAGCGGATCATCGTCAACTACGGACTTACACCTTACCGCAGCGGCGATGTGACGGTGGACGCGCAAAACTTTGCGATCATTCGGGGAGGGGCAGGCCGATGA